One Zingiber officinale cultivar Zhangliang chromosome 10B, Zo_v1.1, whole genome shotgun sequence genomic window, cactaagttgagtgttgagtttagtatcaagggggaaattaagggtttcaatgaaaggtatgggactttcattgggaaggaactcttgaccttgattccctctttttgatgtgtgtcaaaaagggggagagatgtccaaaggaggagaatgggagaatgttttggaaaacctaagttaggttatcgggttaacctaacttgtttatgggttttgtcaaacatcaaaaagggggagattgttggtgcaaccttaggtcaaggttgacctggttgaccagactcaagttgacttgactcgagttatgttttgatgtttgacgagttatgacgatgtttgacgtgaacagaaaagttgtatcttgatgtttgacaaggatacaagcttgggagattgtgggtgcaactcgtggtcaaggttgacctagttgacccgaggtgagttgacctgactcggaaaagtccaagcagggagcttggcacgggagaaagtccaagtatggagacttggcacggagaagtccaagtatggaagcttggcacatgggaagacggagagggctcggtagctcattctccggactgtggtcgagAGGGCGGTGAGTGGCCGgacggatgtggaaagtcctggtgagtgaagccggtgaaaatcctagcgagtgaagctaggtgaaagtggaagtcccggtgagtgaagccggacattgggaaagtccagtgagtgaagccgagcggttTGGAAGtcggtgaagccaggcagattggaaatctggtgagtgaagcggtaaaaccctagtaagtgaagctaggtgaaagtcccggtgagtgaagcgaaggaaaatccagatggatcaagggtgatcggacatccggtgttgggaagtccaagtagatcaaggagtgatcggatacttgcacgaagaggaaagcccaagtgggtcaaagggaatgaccgaacacttggtggagaatcctagaggtcaagggtgaccagatgctaggaatgatgaaccaacagtcaaggttgaccggatgttggtgtaaaAGCCCGAGGTTTAGGGTCGGGAGTTTGGATCGATGGGACCGATCGATGATACTCGAtagcgatcggtcaccgaccaatCGAACCATCCAAAGAGTCATGAGTTATCTGATCGGAGACCGATCGCACAACAATCGAGGCgcagaagttcgggagaagagctgatcggtctacggaccagAGAGTTcctgatcggcgtggaccgatcagaggatcggtccatggaccgatcggagacCCCAGaaaggaatggatcggtctgtggaccgatccacatggagcctgatcggtccacagaccgatccaggcactagccgttgcgacgcaacagctagatttcttctgtgtttcttcgttttcttcgcaggttataaaaggagggctgctgctgcgagccttcgactacttcttcttcttcttcttcttcttccttggattgaagcttctgcttctgtgctttgaggttctgagctttgttgagctcgcttccgaagcttcgcgtgagcttccagtcgtcgatcagctgctacagttgggttgtgaagttgctgcttcatcgcctccggtcgacagagaaggcaagcgagtgttgcattcatattgttgtttgtatttgcttcttgctttccttgtactcctttcttgttgttacaagtattgtggcgaggtttctccacccacaaggagcatttattagccggttctccggggactcatccaccgacggattgataggcttcgtccaccttacggacacgccgaggagtaggagtttatctccgaacctcgttacatcggtttgtttgaggtttgtcttctttccctttcgtttctgtgtttattttccgctgtgctaacacgttttgtagaaagaaacgacgatttggggtcggctattcacacccccctctctagcctccgtacgaaggatcctaacagttcCTTCGTCACTTAAAAAGGTTTATAACAAATAGTCAACCAACATTATTTTgactattattatttattaattcaaATATTCAACTTTTACTATCTGATTAATTCTTAAGACGAATAACTCAACTCAACAAAAAATCTTTCATCAAACATCAAGGtaaattagaaaatataaatGAGTCCTAGGTAAGATTTGAACTCTAGTTGCTTAAGAAATCCATCCCATTTTTTATCATCACATTATAGCCCGAGGCCACAGTAAACATAGTTTTTTTATACCAAATATTTAAATCTCACAATCCGACTAATATAATCATGAAGTAGACACTTCAGTCCCACATTTTGTCCATCAAGTAAATCTAAGAAACGAGCCACTTTCAACCCAACCACTCAACACACTTGAGCACCGTAGATGTCCGATAATTGCATTGTTGGAGAATTGGACCTTCAACACTGAGATTCAACCACCACACATCTGACTGTCTCGCTTTGGCGGAGGAGGGGGCACAATAAGCACTATCTTGTGTGGTAAAAAGTGACTAGCTCACCCAAACATCTCTCATCGTTGGCCACACAATAAGATGAAGGAAGTAAATCACGTGACTGAGTAGCCTCTCGTTAGATGggagagatttattttttaagGAAATGCTCCCAAGGAATTCGATCTCTATTCTCATTTGATAATCTACTATCGAAGTATCAACTCAGCTATACCCGTGGAAACcacaattattattattagttgaCATAATGTATCTAACTTATGCGGATTAATCCTGTGTAATCGATCTGGTTTAGACCAATGGAAATTTTTCACAACCACTATTATAAATCAGAATGTACTTACAGCGAATGTTCCCATTAACCAATATTCTTAggataaatttaaaacataattcCGAAAACTCTATATTGAATTTGAGTTAATAAATTTGAACTCACTCTTATAGTTATTCGCCGTGGTAAAacaaaatattttcataattatCTAATCGGGAGTTCGTAATATTGGACCGGGTGATATAAAATTATTAGAACACCTACGTGCCTTAGTAAATCAAAATTCTCATTTTAATACAACAGGCAGTTGGAGGAGCACCATCTTCCAACAAAATTTGACAAATTAACTATTTTCTTTTAGTGTCGGTTACAATGCAGTTTAATGAATCGATCCTTTTCGACCGTTCGAATAGCGCAAGCAGCTTTATTTATACCCGACCTCCGACGACGACGACAAAACCGCCCCCGCCGAAACGTACTTGCTTTTCCCCAACGAATCAAAGCCGTTGCTTTCGATGGGACCCGACGATTAAATATTTCTTGTACAGCCCCCGCCTATTTAGGGTGCGCGTGGAGCTCGAACAGCTGACCCTCTTCTCACTTGGTGCTCTTGCCGTTTACTCTTCGCTCTTCTAAAGCAACGGGAACAGCGAGGAGATAAAACAGAGAGATCGAGAGAGAGAGACTGGCGGAGGAGGAGAAGCGGATCTTTAGGGTTTGGTGGATCGAGAAATTAGGGGGCGGGGGAGGTGGATTGAGTTGGGGACTTGGTCGTCTTGGATGATTTCGGGCGGAGATGGGCTTCGTTCCTATGCGCAAATCCTTCAAGGACTCGCTCAAGGTGCTCGAAGCTGACATCCAGCATGCCAACTCAGTGTGAGTGGAATTCCTTCTCTGTCGCCCGATCTTGTGATCCCCTTCTTGTTCACTTACTTCTGCTTCTGGATTTCCCGTTCCTGTCGGATAAATTGTTGCTTTGGTTGTAATTTCATGGTGGGGCTGATTTGTGGTTTTGTGAATTTTTCCGACAATAGTAGATAATGCTGGTATTTTCTGGTTGTGTTTTCTTGTTCATTCAGTGGGAGGTCGAGAATTACTAGGTGGATTTGACACTTCTTCTTTTACTTCATTCAGTTAACTGTGAAATGGTTAAGCAAATATTGGCTCCTATGACTCTATGCAGTGGTCGTATGAGGGCTACTTGTTTTTGTAGGATGAGCAGTCACAGGTGAATTTTTATGTAACAAGTTAAATTTTGATAATCATCAACGTTGTAAAGTTTTTCTAACAGACGAAGATATTTAAACACACACTTTACACATTGATCATCTGGTTGTTGAAAAATCAATCCCATTGCCGCAATTGATGCAGTTTGATGAACGGGAAGTTAATTTTTGtgcagtttttggtttttggtaaTTCTCAATCAGAATGAAGTGTTGCCGCATTGTATACAGAGGTTTCACTGAATGATATTCCTCAGAGATTATCAATTATGcaaaatttttgaagataagaACGGATTGCCGATTACTGCCTATTTCTGCTTGCTTATGATGGGGTTCTGAGGGCATTTCTTTTCAATTGAGTGGTGAGACAGGATGGTGCTACTTTTTCCTACCTATACCAGCCAAAtgccctctttttttttttcttttgttatttccttcatttgttcCTACTTTATCCATTTGATTTGCTTGCTCTAGTCTCAAGTTAGTTTGGCTCATACCCTTTTCAAATCATCCCAAGATATCTCTTTTTTTTCCCCTGATGTGGTTCTGTTCCTGACACTTGTTTATTTTTCCCCCTTATTTACTTATGAAATGACATAGATTGAGGCGCTTCTAGCTTGTTGGTTTAACACCGTAAAGTTTGTGCCTATGATGGCTAACTTTAGTTTGAATACCACTAGATATTATTGTCtgattgcttgcttctttgctatCTCACTTTGCATGTGTAACTTGCAGTGATAGTAGTTCCAAAGATCCAACATTTGTTACATTTATTTGAGAAGTTTATTAATCCTtatctagttttgttttctttataaATAGCAATTCTTATCTCAGTtgaaactaaaaatttaaaaccaTAGTGAAATGCTTCTTAAACCTAATCAGATCTCAAAAAGGAGAAAACTCGTGGTCTAGTCTTGCTGTTGTCTCCATGTTACAATGTCTAATGTCTGTTGAAGTGCAGTGCTTCAGATTTCCCAAGAGAATATGATGGTGCCTGTCTTCAGATGCGAATGTCATATAGTCCAACTGCACATTTGTTCCTTTTCCTAGTACAATGGACACACTGTAGCTTTGCAGGGGCTCTTGGTCTTTTGAGAATTCTCATTTATAAGGTTGTCATATCCAGCTACTAGTTTTTATGTTATATCCAGCAATGAAAAcatattgaattttctttctGTTGTTTCTTCTTCCCTCATCTTTTTATGATCTTTCATTTTTCACTATGCAGGTTTATGTTGATGGAAAAACAACGATGTCCATCCAGGAAAGGAAAGCGAGTATCCAGGAGTTCTATGGTATGCACACTGTCTTTTGTTCAAACTAATGTATCACTGAATATatcagtattcttgatatggCCTTTGAATTGTGTGTGTATATAGGTGTGATTTTACCTTCTTTAATGCAATTACCCAAAGGCGTAACTGATGTGGAGGATAAAAGACAAAAAACCATTTGTCTGGAAAGATATAGGAGAAGAGAAGATGAGTGCAAGCAGCAAATATCAGAAATAGAAGTCGAAAGAGAGGAAGAATGTGCTATCTGCATGGAGTCCAACAGCAAGGTTGTTTTGCCAAATTGTTGCCATGCTATGTGCAGGAGGTGCTACCATCAGTGGTATGTATTTTTTTCCTTCATCTGAGTTACATCCATGATAGTTCAAGTATTTAAATCTGATAAATGCAACTAACAATTTCATTATAATTGTTTTATGTGCTTGAAAGG contains:
- the LOC122030493 gene encoding E3 ubiquitin-protein ligase AIRP2-like isoform X2; translation: MGFVPMRKSFKDSLKVLEADIQHANSVASDFPREYDGACLQMRMSYSPTAHLFLFLVQWTHCSFAGALGLLRILIYKVYVDGKTTMSIQERKASIQEFYGVILPSLMQLPKGVTDVEDKRQKTICLERYRRREDECKQQISEIEVEREEECAICMESNSKVVLPNCCHAMCRRCYHQWNARSQSCPFCRDSLKKVNPSDLWILTDRRDVVDMASVVKENLRCLFIYVEKLPLVMPNSVVNVYDSHVK
- the LOC122030493 gene encoding E3 ubiquitin-protein ligase AIRP2-like isoform X1, translating into MPTQFNCEMVKQILAPMTLCSGRMRATCFCRMSSHSASDFPREYDGACLQMRMSYSPTAHLFLFLVQWTHCSFAGALGLLRILIYKVYVDGKTTMSIQERKASIQEFYGVILPSLMQLPKGVTDVEDKRQKTICLERYRRREDECKQQISEIEVEREEECAICMESNSKVVLPNCCHAMCRRCYHQWNARSQSCPFCRDSLKKVNPSDLWILTDRRDVVDMASVVKENLRCLFIYVEKLPLVMPNSVVNVYDSHVK
- the LOC122030493 gene encoding E3 ubiquitin-protein ligase AIRP2-like isoform X3 — protein: MRMSYSPTAHLFLFLVQWTHCSFAGALGLLRILIYKVYVDGKTTMSIQERKASIQEFYGVILPSLMQLPKGVTDVEDKRQKTICLERYRRREDECKQQISEIEVEREEECAICMESNSKVVLPNCCHAMCRRCYHQWNARSQSCPFCRDSLKKVNPSDLWILTDRRDVVDMASVVKENLRCLFIYVEKLPLVMPNSVVNVYDSHVK